A genomic window from Aurantimicrobium photophilum includes:
- the sdhA gene encoding succinate dehydrogenase flavoprotein subunit: MATKSNDTYEETKLVDGVYYHQHDVVIVGAGGAGMRAAIEAGPNARTAVISKLYPTRSHTGAAQGGMAAALANVEEDSWEWHTFDTVKGGDYLVDQDAAEILAKEAIDAVIDLENMGLPFNRTPDGKIDQRRFGGHTRDHGKAPVRRSCYAADRTGHMILQTLFQNCVKLGIEFYNEFYVLDLVMVDVKGKQVPAGVVAYELATGDLHVFQGKSIVFATGGFGKIYKTTSNAHTLTGDGVGIIWRKGIPLEDMEFFQFHPTGLAGLGILLTEGARGEGAILRNASGERFMERYAPTIKDLAPRDIVSRCMVQEVAEGRGAGPNKDYVLLDCTHLGAEVLETKLPDITEFARTYLGVDPVVEPVPVMPTAHYAMGGIPTNIKAEVLSDNDTVIPGLYAAGECACVSVHGSNRLGTNSLLDINVFGKRAGRYAVEYAKTAKFVPLPKDPAGPIRDMIESIRNASGTERVPALRKELQEEMDKNAQVFRTEDSLKSVTKTIEKLREEYKNISIHDKGKRYNTDLLEAVELGFLLDLAEVVVYSARNRKESRGGHMRDDFPNRDDKKYMKHTMAYLSGDAKSDDAGDHIKLDWKPVVITNYQPMERKY, translated from the coding sequence GTGGCAACCAAGAGCAACGACACGTACGAAGAAACCAAGCTCGTCGACGGCGTTTACTACCACCAGCACGATGTTGTCATCGTGGGTGCTGGTGGCGCAGGTATGCGTGCAGCGATTGAGGCTGGCCCCAACGCCCGCACCGCTGTGATCAGCAAGCTCTACCCCACTCGCTCGCACACCGGTGCAGCACAGGGCGGTATGGCTGCAGCGCTGGCCAACGTGGAAGAGGACAGCTGGGAATGGCACACCTTCGACACCGTCAAGGGTGGCGACTACCTGGTTGACCAGGATGCTGCTGAGATCCTGGCCAAGGAAGCTATCGACGCGGTTATCGACCTCGAGAACATGGGTCTTCCCTTCAACCGCACACCCGACGGCAAGATTGACCAGCGTCGTTTCGGTGGCCACACTCGTGACCACGGTAAGGCACCTGTTCGTCGCTCCTGCTACGCAGCTGACCGTACCGGTCACATGATTCTTCAGACCCTGTTCCAGAACTGCGTGAAGCTCGGTATCGAGTTCTACAACGAGTTCTATGTTCTTGATCTCGTCATGGTTGACGTCAAGGGCAAGCAGGTTCCTGCTGGTGTTGTGGCTTACGAACTCGCAACCGGAGACCTGCACGTCTTCCAGGGCAAGTCGATCGTCTTCGCTACTGGTGGTTTCGGCAAGATCTACAAGACCACCTCCAACGCACACACCCTCACCGGTGATGGCGTCGGCATCATCTGGCGTAAGGGTATTCCTCTCGAGGACATGGAGTTCTTCCAGTTCCACCCCACCGGCCTTGCCGGCCTCGGCATTCTCTTGACTGAGGGTGCTCGTGGTGAAGGTGCCATCTTGCGTAATGCTTCCGGTGAGCGCTTCATGGAGCGCTACGCCCCCACCATCAAGGACCTCGCTCCTCGTGACATCGTCTCGCGCTGCATGGTTCAGGAAGTGGCTGAAGGCCGCGGCGCGGGCCCCAACAAGGACTACGTTCTCCTGGACTGCACCCACTTGGGTGCTGAGGTTCTGGAAACCAAGCTTCCTGACATCACCGAGTTCGCTCGCACCTACCTGGGTGTTGACCCCGTGGTTGAGCCTGTTCCCGTGATGCCAACTGCTCACTATGCCATGGGTGGTATTCCTACCAACATCAAGGCTGAGGTTCTCTCCGACAACGACACCGTCATCCCTGGCCTCTACGCCGCGGGTGAATGTGCGTGTGTCTCTGTTCACGGTTCCAACCGTCTCGGCACCAACTCGCTGCTGGACATCAACGTGTTCGGTAAGCGTGCTGGTCGCTACGCCGTGGAATACGCGAAGACCGCCAAGTTCGTGCCACTGCCCAAGGACCCTGCAGGTCCCATCCGCGACATGATCGAATCCATCCGCAACGCTTCGGGCACCGAGCGTGTTCCTGCACTCCGTAAGGAACTGCAAGAAGAGATGGATAAGAACGCACAGGTTTTCCGCACCGAAGATTCTCTCAAGTCGGTCACCAAGACCATTGAGAAGCTCCGCGAGGAATACAAGAACATCTCAATCCACGACAAGGGAAAGCGTTACAACACTGACCTTCTCGAGGCTGTCGAGCTGGGCTTCCTGCTCGACCTTGCAGAGGTTGTTGTCTACTCAGCCCGTAACCGTAAGGAAAGCCGTGGTGGTCACATGCGCGACGACTTCCCCAACCGCGATGACAAGAAGTACATGAAGCACACCATGGCGTACCTCTCAGGTGACGCTAAGAGTGATGACGCTGGTGACCACATCAAGCTTGATTGGAAGCCTGTTGTTATTACCAACTACCAGCCCATGGAGAGGAAGTACTAA
- a CDS encoding succinate dehydrogenase hydrophobic membrane anchor subunit — translation MSTVDAPRSPYARTQRSGTNWEKWGWMYMRASGVVLVVLIFGHLFVNMVSGEGVRAIDFAFVAGKWASPFWQVWDLLMLWLALIHGANGMRTIINDYSSSPVLGKVLRGAVFASAAVLIILGTLVIFTFDPCPSVSPDQLGMLPSFCPPQ, via the coding sequence GTGAGCACCGTAGACGCACCCCGTAGCCCCTATGCCCGCACCCAGCGCTCCGGCACCAACTGGGAAAAGTGGGGATGGATGTACATGCGCGCCTCAGGCGTCGTGCTCGTCGTCCTCATCTTCGGTCACCTGTTTGTGAACATGGTCTCCGGTGAAGGTGTCCGCGCTATCGACTTCGCATTCGTTGCCGGCAAGTGGGCTTCCCCCTTCTGGCAGGTATGGGATCTGCTCATGCTCTGGCTTGCCCTCATTCACGGCGCCAACGGTATGCGCACCATCATCAACGACTACTCGAGCTCACCAGTACTGGGCAAGGTGCTCCGCGGAGCAGTCTTCGCCTCTGCTGCTGTGCTCATCATCCTGGGCACCCTGGTGATCTTCACTTTCGATCCCTGCCCTTCGGTCAGTCCAGATCAGCTCGGCATGCTGCCCTCGTTCTGCCCACCCCAGTAA
- the sdhC gene encoding succinate dehydrogenase, cytochrome b556 subunit, translating into MSAVTAPRSEKKPRPGGTLYRGYTGMWSWVLHRITGVAIFFFLLVHILDTALVRVSPEAYNAVIGTYKTPIMGLGEIGLVGAILFHALNGLRIILVDFWSKGVKYQRTMFWVVIGLWVVLMAGFLPRQIANIILEVNGQ; encoded by the coding sequence GTGTCAGCTGTCACGGCACCACGCTCAGAAAAGAAGCCCCGTCCGGGCGGCACGCTTTACCGCGGCTACACCGGTATGTGGTCTTGGGTTCTGCACCGTATTACCGGTGTGGCCATCTTCTTCTTCCTACTCGTCCACATTCTCGACACCGCTTTGGTGCGTGTCAGCCCTGAGGCGTATAACGCCGTCATCGGCACCTACAAGACCCCCATCATGGGTCTGGGTGAAATCGGACTGGTCGGAGCAATCCTGTTCCATGCCCTCAACGGTCTGCGCATCATCCTGGTCGACTTCTGGAGCAAGGGCGTGAAGTACCAGCGCACCATGTTCTGGGTTGTCATCGGCCTGTGGGTAGTACTGATGGCAGGATTCCTGCCTCGTCAGATTGCCAACATCATCCTGGAGGTGAACGGACAGTGA
- a CDS encoding mannose-1-phosphate guanylyltransferase: MARLTTPLTDFYAVIPAGGIGSRLWPLSRADAPKFLHDLTGSGSSLLKDTWDRLAPLAGEQRVMVVTGRAHRAAVEEQLPELADLNVVLESEPRDSSAAIGLAAAILEKREPGVIIGSFAADHVIKGTRFFNMAVAEAVEAARAGFIATIGIVPTEPAIGFGYIHATEETELEGAPSALKVDSFVEKPNAHTAEEYVESGDYLWNAGMFITKAAVLLEELAKTQPELHAGVVALAEVWDDHAKRGPAVDKIWPTLKKIAIDYAVAEPAAAAGKLVVIPGEFDWDDVGDFASIAKLHSSGYKKDLAILGEGARVLSDASSGILITDTGRTIALVGVKDIVVVDTPDALLVTTTANAQKVKSVVDALRISGRDDVL; the protein is encoded by the coding sequence ATGGCACGACTAACGACGCCCCTGACCGACTTCTACGCGGTTATTCCGGCCGGTGGAATAGGTTCCCGGCTCTGGCCTTTATCGCGTGCGGATGCCCCGAAGTTCCTGCACGATCTCACTGGTTCGGGTAGTTCCCTGCTCAAGGACACCTGGGACCGTTTGGCACCGCTTGCTGGTGAGCAGCGCGTCATGGTTGTCACCGGCCGTGCACACCGCGCAGCAGTAGAAGAACAGCTCCCCGAGCTCGCAGATCTCAACGTGGTGCTGGAAAGCGAGCCACGCGACTCCTCAGCCGCCATTGGTCTGGCAGCGGCCATTTTGGAAAAGCGCGAGCCTGGAGTCATCATCGGTTCCTTCGCAGCTGACCACGTGATCAAGGGCACCCGATTCTTCAACATGGCCGTCGCTGAGGCTGTCGAAGCAGCCCGCGCCGGCTTCATTGCCACCATCGGAATCGTTCCCACCGAGCCCGCCATCGGATTTGGCTATATCCACGCAACGGAAGAAACTGAGCTGGAAGGTGCTCCTTCAGCGCTCAAGGTCGACTCCTTCGTGGAAAAGCCCAACGCTCACACTGCTGAGGAATATGTCGAAAGTGGCGACTACCTGTGGAACGCAGGCATGTTCATCACCAAGGCAGCCGTACTTCTCGAAGAACTAGCCAAGACCCAACCAGAACTTCACGCCGGTGTTGTCGCGCTGGCTGAGGTCTGGGATGACCACGCCAAGCGTGGACCTGCCGTGGACAAGATTTGGCCGACCCTCAAGAAGATTGCCATCGACTACGCCGTGGCAGAACCTGCGGCTGCCGCCGGCAAGCTCGTCGTCATTCCGGGTGAGTTCGACTGGGATGACGTGGGTGACTTTGCCTCGATTGCCAAGCTGCACTCCTCTGGTTACAAGAAGGACCTTGCCATCTTGGGTGAAGGTGCTCGTGTTCTCTCCGATGCTTCCTCGGGAATCCTCATCACCGACACCGGTCGCACCATCGCACTTGTCGGCGTAAAGGACATTGTTGTTGTTGACACTCCTGATGCTCTGCTGGTCACCACCACTGCCAATGCGCAGAAGGTGAAGTCTGTGGTGGATGCCCTGCGCATCTCCGGTCGCGACGACGTTCTTTAA
- a CDS encoding adenosine deaminase, producing MSTEYVIDGVDVRTLPKISLHDHLDGSLRPATIIELAEAEGIELPVLDAEGLGQWFADQSNSGSLVEYLKTFDLTCAVMQTREGLTRVARESVIDLANDGVIYGELRWAPEQHLTKGLTLDQVVEYVQEGIEQGIEDAAADGKSIRIGQLITAMRHADRSLEIAQLAVRHRDNGVVGFDIAGAELGFPASLHKEAFDYLASEYFPVTIHAGEADGRPSIESAINDGHALRLGHGVRLAEDISIDGSDENATFVSLGLLSQWVKDRGITLELSPSSNLQTGAIAAWGEDIMDHPFDLLYQLGMTVTVNTDNRLQSGTSLSRELWLVADVFAYGLADLETFQHNAAASAFLPLEDREVLADAISDGFVEAVQLAR from the coding sequence ATGTCTACTGAATACGTAATTGATGGCGTCGACGTGCGTACCCTGCCCAAGATCTCTCTGCACGATCACCTCGATGGCAGTCTGCGCCCCGCCACCATCATTGAGTTGGCGGAGGCAGAAGGTATTGAACTGCCTGTTCTGGATGCTGAAGGTTTAGGTCAGTGGTTTGCTGACCAGTCCAACTCAGGCTCCCTCGTGGAATATCTCAAGACCTTTGATCTGACCTGTGCTGTGATGCAGACTCGTGAAGGTCTGACCCGCGTTGCCCGCGAGTCCGTGATTGACCTCGCCAACGATGGCGTGATCTATGGCGAGCTGCGCTGGGCGCCAGAACAGCACCTCACCAAAGGGCTCACGCTGGACCAGGTCGTGGAATACGTTCAAGAAGGAATTGAGCAGGGCATCGAAGATGCTGCTGCCGATGGCAAGTCCATCCGCATCGGTCAGCTGATCACCGCGATGCGTCACGCAGACCGTAGTCTTGAGATTGCCCAGCTCGCCGTGCGCCACCGCGATAACGGTGTGGTGGGATTCGATATTGCTGGTGCAGAACTGGGCTTCCCCGCATCTCTTCACAAGGAAGCCTTTGACTATCTCGCAAGCGAATACTTCCCTGTCACCATCCACGCCGGCGAAGCAGACGGTCGGCCGAGCATCGAGAGTGCAATCAACGACGGACATGCATTGCGATTAGGTCATGGTGTTCGGCTGGCAGAAGACATCAGTATTGATGGCTCTGATGAGAACGCCACTTTTGTCTCCCTGGGCTTGCTTTCGCAGTGGGTGAAAGACCGAGGCATCACTTTGGAACTTTCTCCTTCTTCAAACCTGCAAACCGGAGCGATTGCTGCCTGGGGTGAGGACATCATGGACCACCCCTTCGATCTGCTGTATCAACTGGGAATGACTGTCACGGTCAACACTGATAACCGCTTGCAAAGCGGAACATCACTGTCGAGAGAACTGTGGCTCGTTGCTGATGTGTTCGCCTATGGCTTGGCAGATCTCGAAACCTTCCAGCACAATGCCGCAGCTTCCGCTTTCCTTCCGCTGGAAGACCGCGAAGTGCTCGCCGATGCCATCTCGGATGGCTTCGTTGAAGCCGTTCAGCTCGCGCGCTAA
- a CDS encoding purine-nucleoside phosphorylase has product MSNAGEWGFNPLEDPSQDPAEIAKQAAFEIAVATGIGHHDIALTLGSGWGAVVDVIGKTTEEIPAEEITGFSASGIAGHLGTIRSVILPSNKRLLVIGARTHLYEGGGTPGFVRRVVHSVRTAAAAGAKTMVLTNGAGGIRPAWQPGTPVLIKDHLNLTGTTPIEGATFIDMTNIYTPALRELAQSVDPSLGEGVLAQVPGPQYETAAEIQMLRGYGADLVGASVALEAMAAKQAGMEVLGLTLITNQAAGISPTPLSHREVVEAGTKAEPRVSDLLAKILERI; this is encoded by the coding sequence ATGTCGAACGCAGGTGAGTGGGGTTTCAACCCACTGGAAGACCCTTCCCAAGATCCTGCTGAAATAGCCAAGCAGGCCGCCTTTGAGATTGCCGTTGCCACCGGCATCGGCCACCATGACATCGCCTTGACTCTGGGTTCTGGCTGGGGCGCCGTCGTAGACGTGATTGGCAAGACCACCGAGGAAATCCCCGCCGAAGAGATCACGGGCTTCAGTGCCTCAGGCATTGCTGGACACCTGGGCACCATTCGCAGTGTGATTCTTCCCAGCAATAAGCGCCTGTTGGTGATTGGTGCCAGAACACACCTTTATGAAGGCGGTGGGACCCCAGGTTTTGTGCGCCGTGTGGTGCACAGTGTCAGAACCGCTGCGGCAGCGGGTGCCAAGACAATGGTGCTCACCAATGGGGCAGGGGGCATCCGTCCCGCTTGGCAGCCAGGCACCCCGGTGCTCATCAAGGACCACCTCAACCTCACCGGCACTACTCCCATCGAGGGTGCAACCTTCATCGACATGACGAATATCTACACACCCGCACTTCGTGAACTAGCTCAGAGCGTCGACCCTTCACTCGGCGAAGGAGTGCTCGCTCAAGTCCCAGGGCCGCAATATGAGACGGCAGCAGAAATCCAGATGTTGCGTGGCTATGGAGCAGACTTGGTCGGAGCATCGGTTGCCTTGGAGGCAATGGCGGCTAAACAAGCTGGAATGGAAGTCCTAGGCCTTACCTTGATTACGAACCAAGCAGCAGGAATCTCGCCCACTCCCCTATCGCACCGCGAAGTCGTCGAGGCAGGCACGAAAGCAGAACCTCGCGTCAGCGATTTACTGGCAAAGATACTCGAACGTATTTAG
- a CDS encoding NAD(P)H-quinone dehydrogenase translates to MAFEFERKQRIAILGGGPGGYEAALAAAQLGAEVTLIERSGVGGSAVLTDVVPSKTLIATAEFTSTLERSDELGVQYYVKGDDGKARKPEVSINLATVNKRLLGLAHDTSEDMQKALKKAGVNFIPGHGRLDGTHAVIAATGPGGTDFDRIEADTIIVSVGASPRVLDTAKPDGERILTWTQLYNLTELPEHMIVVGSGVTGAEFASAYSSLGSKVTLVSSRDTVLPGEDADAAAVLEEVFIRRGMTLMSKARMEKVERTDTGVKVTLADGQTIDGSHCLIAVGSIPNTAGLGLEEAGVELDSAGRIVVNRVARSSVPNIYGVGDCSAALPLASVAMMQGRTAAFHALGDAVTPFDERNVAANIFTQPEVASVGWSQAEIEAGIIRGTVFKLPLTANPRAKMQGIRDGFVKLITTTTSRTVIGGVIVAPRASELIFPLALAVEHRLTVDDVAKSFAIYPSIAGSIVDAARALHAVEHK, encoded by the coding sequence ATGGCTTTTGAGTTTGAACGCAAGCAGCGCATTGCAATTTTGGGGGGTGGCCCCGGTGGCTACGAAGCAGCACTGGCAGCAGCCCAGCTCGGAGCAGAAGTAACCCTCATTGAACGCTCGGGTGTCGGTGGCTCAGCCGTTCTCACCGATGTTGTTCCTTCCAAGACTCTCATCGCCACCGCTGAGTTCACCTCCACACTGGAACGCTCGGATGAGCTGGGTGTGCAGTACTACGTCAAAGGTGACGACGGTAAAGCACGCAAGCCTGAAGTCTCTATCAACCTCGCCACAGTGAACAAGCGTCTCTTAGGGCTAGCTCACGACACATCTGAAGACATGCAAAAGGCTCTCAAGAAGGCTGGTGTGAACTTCATTCCAGGCCACGGTCGCCTCGATGGCACTCACGCCGTGATTGCTGCCACCGGTCCTGGTGGCACTGATTTTGACCGCATTGAAGCAGACACCATCATTGTCTCCGTCGGGGCAAGCCCTCGTGTTCTCGACACCGCCAAGCCTGATGGTGAGCGCATCCTCACCTGGACACAGCTCTATAACTTGACCGAACTACCTGAGCACATGATTGTGGTCGGCTCTGGTGTGACCGGTGCGGAGTTTGCTTCTGCTTATTCATCTTTGGGTTCCAAAGTGACCTTGGTCTCCAGCCGCGACACCGTGCTTCCTGGCGAAGATGCGGATGCAGCTGCCGTATTGGAAGAAGTCTTTATTCGGCGAGGCATGACGCTCATGTCGAAAGCACGCATGGAAAAGGTCGAGCGCACCGACACCGGTGTGAAGGTGACGCTTGCTGATGGTCAGACCATTGACGGAAGTCACTGTTTGATCGCTGTGGGATCCATTCCCAACACGGCAGGTCTTGGCTTAGAAGAAGCAGGCGTTGAACTGGATAGTGCCGGCCGCATCGTGGTCAACCGTGTTGCCCGTTCTTCTGTTCCCAACATTTATGGTGTGGGGGACTGCTCAGCTGCTTTGCCCCTGGCTTCTGTGGCGATGATGCAAGGTCGCACGGCGGCCTTCCACGCCCTCGGTGACGCTGTGACCCCGTTTGATGAGCGCAACGTGGCTGCGAACATCTTTACTCAGCCTGAGGTTGCCTCGGTGGGTTGGAGTCAAGCAGAAATCGAAGCGGGCATCATTCGAGGTACTGTTTTCAAACTTCCCTTGACCGCAAACCCCCGCGCCAAAATGCAGGGTATTCGAGATGGATTCGTCAAGCTCATCACCACGACCACCTCTCGCACCGTGATCGGTGGAGTCATCGTGGCACCGCGCGCATCAGAACTCATCTTCCCGCTTGCGCTCGCCGTGGAGCACCGCCTGACCGTCGATGACGTGGCCAAGAGCTTCGCTATCTACCCCTCCATCGCAGGAAGCATTGTGGATGCAGCTCGTGCCCTGCACGCCGTGGAGCACAAGTAA